One region of Glycine max cultivar Williams 82 chromosome 9, Glycine_max_v4.0, whole genome shotgun sequence genomic DNA includes:
- the LOC100801449 gene encoding protein TIFY 10A-like — protein sequence MSSSSEYSQFSGQKPARSPEKSSFSQTCSLLSQYIKEKGSFGDLTLGMTSCGSPETSCQSATTMNLFPTKENNVTPKDLTAMDLFSPQASSYRPSEEIPTLINSSAIKSVSKSAKTAQMTIFYGGQVVVFDDFPADKASEIMSYATKGIPQSQNNSVFTYTPSQPSFPANLVRTSADSSAPIIPSVNITNSIHEHPQASSRPVVCDLPIARKASLHRFLEKRKDRIASKAPYQLANGSSNQPAESMPWLGLSASSPRI from the exons ATGTCGAGTTCATCGGAATACTCTCAATTTTCCGGCCAGAAACCGGCGAGGTCGCCGGAGAAATCGAGCTTCTCTCAGACTTGTAGCCTGTTGAGTCAATACATCAAGGAGAAGGGTAGCTTCGGAGATCTTACCCTCGGAATGACATCATGTG GGTCACCTGAGACATCTTGTCAATCTGCTACAACCATGAACTTGTTTCCTACCAAGGAAAACAACGTGACACCAAAGGACCTGACAGCTATGGATTTGTTCTCTCCACAAGCTTCCTCCTATCGTCCTTCAGAGGAGATTCCAACCTTGATTAATTCCAG TGCAATTAAATCTGTGAGCAAGAGTGCTAAAACTGCACAGATGACAATCTTTTATGGTGGACAAGTTGTTGTCTTTGATGATTTTCCTGCTGACAAAGCAAGTGAGATCATGTCCTATGCCACCAAAGGGATCCCCCAAAGCCAGAACAATTCTGTTTTCACCTACACACCGAGCCAGCCTTCATTTCCTGCTAATTTGGTCAGAACTTCAGCTGATTCAAGTGCTCCAATTATTCCTAGTGTGAACATTACCAACTCCATTCATGAACACCCTCAAGCATCATCCAGACCTGTTGTTTGTG ATCTGCCAATTGCTAGAAAAGCTTCACTCCACCGGTTTCTGGAGAAGAGAAAGGATAG AATTGCTTCCAAAGCACCATATCAACTAGCAAATGGGTCTTCTAACCAGCCAGCTGAGTCCATGCCATGGCTTGGGCTGAGTGCTTCTTCACCTCGAATCTGA